In Kaistella faecalis, a genomic segment contains:
- the upp gene encoding uracil phosphoribosyltransferase, with amino-acid sequence MITVLSDQFSLVNTWINELRNVELQNDRMKFRRNMERIGEIAAFEISKGLEVKEMEIATPLDKIQVKEIAVQPVITTILRAGVPLFQGILNYLDKADCGFVAAYRKHDANDYFSIKQDYLTCPNIDGRPLIVADPMLATGASLIEAIKDLLNHGKPTQLHIVAAIASKQGVETIQNEYPDAQIWVGVIDENLTSKGYITPGLGDAGDLSYGEKLQR; translated from the coding sequence ATGATTACCGTTTTATCCGATCAATTCTCCCTTGTCAATACCTGGATCAATGAACTCCGAAACGTAGAACTGCAAAATGACCGCATGAAATTCCGCAGAAATATGGAACGCATTGGTGAAATTGCAGCATTCGAAATCAGCAAAGGTCTGGAAGTTAAGGAGATGGAGATTGCAACTCCTTTGGATAAAATTCAGGTTAAGGAAATCGCTGTTCAGCCTGTTATTACAACGATTTTAAGAGCCGGCGTTCCTCTTTTTCAGGGAATTCTGAATTATCTTGATAAAGCAGACTGCGGTTTTGTTGCCGCTTACAGAAAACATGATGCGAACGATTATTTCTCGATTAAACAGGATTATCTTACCTGCCCCAATATCGATGGAAGACCTTTGATTGTAGCCGATCCCATGTTGGCTACCGGTGCAAGTTTAATTGAAGCGATTAAAGATTTGCTGAACCACGGTAAACCCACCCAACTACACATTGTTGCAGCAATTGCATCAAAACAGGGCGTTGAAACCATTCAGAACGAATATCCGGATGCGCAAATTTGGGTTGGAGTTATTGATGAAAATTTAACATCGAAAGGATATATCACTCCCGGTCTTGGAGACGCGGGTGATTTATCGTACGGCGAAAAACTTCAGCGATAA
- a CDS encoding ComF family protein, producing MILNLLFPNRCLECNQIISADELVCGICMDQILFTHHDFSESNLLKERCSLLFPVENAFALMQFEEESLSRKIVHQLKYGSREKTGKILAEWTGERIHFDDNKPDLMVSVPLHPKKLKERGYNQLHLFTKTLSETLQIPFDHHLIKRNFYQKAQAKKDKSHRTETENLFSVTKEISDKHVLLIDDVFTTGNTMSSVAWEILKAGNNKVSVLVMAVD from the coding sequence GTGATTCTAAATTTACTGTTTCCGAACCGCTGCCTCGAGTGCAACCAAATTATCAGTGCTGATGAACTCGTATGCGGAATCTGCATGGACCAGATTCTGTTTACCCATCACGATTTTTCTGAAAGCAACCTGCTGAAAGAACGTTGTTCACTTTTATTTCCCGTTGAAAATGCATTTGCCCTGATGCAGTTTGAAGAAGAAAGTTTAAGCCGCAAAATCGTTCATCAACTTAAATACGGAAGCCGGGAAAAAACAGGAAAAATACTGGCAGAATGGACAGGTGAAAGAATTCATTTTGATGACAACAAACCCGATCTCATGGTTTCTGTTCCGCTACATCCGAAAAAACTAAAGGAAAGAGGCTATAACCAGCTTCATCTTTTTACCAAAACTTTATCGGAAACACTCCAAATCCCCTTCGATCATCATTTGATCAAAAGAAATTTTTACCAAAAAGCCCAGGCAAAGAAAGACAAATCGCACCGAACTGAAACTGAGAATCTTTTTTCAGTGACGAAGGAAATTTCAGATAAGCATGTCTTGCTGATTGATGATGTTTTCACTACCGGAAATACCATGAGTTCCGTTGCGTGGGAAATCCTGAAAGCCGGTAACAATAAAGTTTCCGTTCTCGTAATGGCGGTTGATTAA
- a CDS encoding helix-turn-helix domain-containing protein, whose product MRHDGEFIKTVFGLKMKQFRQKRNISLQELSNQTGLSKSYLNEIENGKKYPKHDKIAQLATALNCTYNDLVSTKLDKSLSPIVEIIQSDFFKEIPLDLFGINKNNLISIISDAPKKVTAFVNTLIEISKNYNLSKERFYFAVVRSFQELYDNYFPEIEEKASAYSIENQIPYKPNSADLEKILTEKFHYEIRNVGFEKYGATGKLRSLYIPEKRLLLLNELLDEDQKTFIFAKEIGYNVLNLNPRPNTYSWLDFTSFEELLSNYYASYFAGCLLIHKGILTEKLSQFFRLEEWEPENFENLIAEFTNSPETFYYRLTNILPQEHGIKDLFYLCFTKKKNSEKLEILKELHLNQQQAPHANATNEHYCRRWIAVKNLMILKENETVTDAQISHYKDSGLTYLVLSTSQKNPFSDGTNRSYCLGILLNSNSLKKINFAKSDRIKTVNVGVTCEVCSIPNCEVRQAPPVRLEKEIFNENMKKSILMIKKDMM is encoded by the coding sequence ATGAGGCACGACGGCGAATTCATTAAAACCGTTTTCGGACTGAAAATGAAACAGTTCCGGCAGAAAAGAAATATTTCCCTGCAGGAGCTTTCTAACCAAACCGGATTATCAAAATCGTACCTTAACGAGATTGAAAACGGCAAAAAATATCCAAAACATGATAAAATCGCGCAACTTGCAACGGCCTTAAATTGCACTTACAACGATTTAGTTTCAACAAAACTCGACAAAAGCCTTTCGCCGATTGTAGAAATAATTCAGTCGGATTTTTTTAAGGAAATACCACTTGATCTTTTCGGGATCAACAAAAATAACCTCATCAGCATCATCAGCGATGCCCCGAAAAAAGTCACCGCTTTCGTCAACACATTGATTGAAATTTCAAAAAACTATAATCTCAGCAAAGAGCGTTTCTATTTCGCGGTAGTGAGGAGTTTCCAGGAACTTTATGATAATTATTTCCCGGAAATAGAGGAAAAAGCTTCTGCGTATTCAATAGAAAACCAGATTCCATACAAACCTAATTCTGCAGATCTTGAAAAAATTCTGACCGAAAAGTTTCATTATGAAATCAGAAATGTCGGTTTTGAAAAATATGGCGCAACAGGAAAACTGCGTTCACTTTATATCCCTGAAAAAAGGCTTCTGCTGTTGAATGAACTGCTGGATGAGGATCAGAAAACCTTCATTTTTGCCAAAGAAATCGGTTATAATGTCTTGAATCTTAACCCAAGACCCAATACGTATTCATGGCTGGATTTCACGAGTTTCGAAGAATTGCTCAGCAATTATTACGCATCGTATTTTGCAGGCTGTCTTTTGATACACAAAGGAATTCTGACAGAAAAACTCTCACAGTTTTTCAGATTGGAAGAATGGGAACCTGAGAATTTTGAGAACTTGATTGCAGAATTCACCAATTCTCCCGAAACGTTCTATTACCGGCTTACCAATATTCTGCCACAGGAGCACGGAATCAAGGATTTGTTCTATCTGTGTTTCACGAAAAAGAAAAATTCAGAAAAGCTCGAAATCCTGAAGGAACTTCATCTGAACCAGCAGCAGGCGCCGCACGCCAACGCGACGAACGAACACTACTGCAGACGGTGGATTGCTGTTAAAAACCTGATGATTCTAAAGGAAAATGAAACGGTAACCGACGCGCAGATTTCTCATTATAAAGACAGCGGACTTACTTATCTTGTACTTTCAACTTCGCAGAAAAATCCTTTTTCCGATGGAACAAACAGAAGTTATTGCTTAGGAATTCTGCTGAATTCAAATTCTTTGAAAAAAATAAATTTCGCTAAAAGCGACCGAATCAAAACTGTAAACGTTGGCGTAACCTGCGAAGTCTGCAGCATCCCGAACTGCGAAGTCCGACAGGCGCCACCCGTGCGCCTGGAAAAGGAAATCTTTAATGAAAACATGAAAAAATCAATCCTGATGATTAAAAAAGATATGATGTAG
- the der gene encoding ribosome biogenesis GTPase Der has product MSNIVAIVGRPNVGKSTLFNRFLERREAIVDSTSGVTRDRHYGKSDWNGIEFTVIDTGGYEVNTDDIFQEEISKQVQLAIDEATSIIFMLNVDEGLTDTDQEIHEMLRRSNKPVYVTVNKVDSATEELAATEFYQLGIEKYYTLSSATGSGTGELLDDIVNEFPTTEYKDPFEGLPKITIAGRPNVGKSTLTNALLDVERNIVTDIAGTTRDSIETLYNKFGHEFVLVDTAGMRRKAKVKEDLEFYSVMRSIRSIEYSDVVIIMVDATLGWESQDMNIFGLAQKNRKGIVIVVNKWDLVEDKKTNTALDFENQIKERIGQFTDIPILFVSALTKQRILRTVEVAMEVYENRAKKIKTSKLNEVMLPIFEHTPPPAIKGKYVKIKYCVQLPTPSPQFVFFCNLPQYVKESYKRFTENQLRKQFGFTGVPIEIYFRQK; this is encoded by the coding sequence ATGAGCAATATCGTTGCGATCGTTGGGCGCCCCAACGTAGGAAAATCAACCCTTTTTAACCGGTTTTTAGAGAGAAGAGAAGCTATCGTAGATTCAACTTCCGGAGTTACCAGAGACCGCCATTACGGCAAATCTGACTGGAATGGAATCGAATTCACTGTAATTGATACTGGTGGTTATGAGGTTAATACTGATGATATCTTTCAGGAAGAAATTTCGAAACAGGTACAGTTGGCAATTGACGAAGCTACTTCAATCATCTTCATGCTGAATGTAGACGAAGGATTAACGGATACCGATCAGGAAATCCATGAAATGCTCCGCCGTTCGAATAAGCCGGTTTATGTTACGGTAAACAAGGTTGATTCAGCTACCGAAGAACTCGCTGCTACCGAATTTTATCAGTTAGGTATCGAAAAATACTACACTTTATCTTCTGCAACAGGATCCGGAACGGGAGAACTGCTGGATGATATCGTGAATGAATTCCCAACCACAGAATATAAAGATCCGTTTGAAGGATTACCTAAAATCACCATTGCAGGGAGACCAAATGTCGGAAAATCAACTTTAACCAACGCATTGCTTGATGTAGAACGAAATATCGTAACTGATATCGCGGGAACTACACGGGATTCCATTGAAACGCTGTATAACAAATTCGGACACGAGTTTGTTTTGGTAGATACAGCCGGAATGCGCCGTAAAGCCAAAGTGAAGGAGGATCTGGAATTTTATTCGGTGATGCGTTCCATACGTTCTATTGAGTATTCTGATGTTGTGATCATCATGGTTGATGCTACTTTAGGATGGGAATCCCAGGATATGAATATTTTCGGACTCGCTCAGAAAAACAGAAAGGGAATTGTAATCGTGGTGAACAAGTGGGATTTGGTTGAAGATAAAAAAACCAATACCGCGCTGGATTTCGAGAACCAGATTAAGGAAAGAATTGGTCAGTTTACAGATATTCCAATCCTCTTCGTTTCAGCTTTAACCAAACAGAGAATTCTGAGAACAGTCGAAGTAGCGATGGAGGTGTATGAAAACCGCGCGAAGAAAATCAAGACCTCAAAACTCAATGAAGTCATGCTGCCGATTTTTGAACACACTCCGCCGCCTGCAATCAAAGGAAAGTATGTGAAAATTAAATACTGTGTACAGCTTCCCACGCCGAGTCCGCAATTTGTATTCTTCTGCAATCTTCCTCAATACGTAAAAGAAAGTTACAAGAGGTTTACCGAAAATCAGCTGCGGAAACAGTTTGGTTTTACTGGTGTTCCTATTGAAATATATTTCCGTCAGAAGTAA